Proteins from a single region of Sphingomonas swuensis:
- a CDS encoding WYL domain-containing protein, translating to MRHYKVVRLLDLAKALASNAEGLTLDEMAHVLGANRRTVERMRDALRLVFPNVEEVSDGRLKRFRISGGLDGFMQSPSAEELAELEAAADALERGGAEARASTLRSLASKIRSAQRPSVRRKVDPDLETLRDTQLTASAPRVSSVVDESTLALLREAILSSRRLNFYYTRSDGDARRRSVEPYGFLWGQAASYLVGPEEAKSDPVLWRLDRIEEVALADYFSGPPESFSIDAYASRSFGVFQEERRNIRIRFDADIAPAARTYFFHETQEMKTLKDGSLEVCFAAGGVLEVARHVMSWGGGAEVVEPDELRQLVISELEKVRARHAADQTISS from the coding sequence GTGCGCCATTACAAGGTTGTTCGGCTACTCGATCTGGCAAAGGCGCTAGCCAGCAATGCTGAAGGTCTGACGCTCGATGAGATGGCACATGTTCTTGGTGCCAATCGTAGAACTGTGGAGCGAATGCGAGACGCGCTCCGGCTGGTCTTCCCGAATGTGGAGGAGGTCTCCGATGGAAGGCTCAAGCGCTTCCGCATTAGCGGCGGTCTCGACGGGTTCATGCAGTCGCCGTCTGCCGAAGAGCTTGCCGAGCTTGAGGCCGCAGCCGACGCTTTAGAACGCGGCGGGGCGGAAGCTCGCGCTTCGACGCTGCGATCCTTGGCAAGCAAAATCCGCTCAGCGCAGCGGCCGAGTGTGCGTCGAAAAGTTGATCCGGATCTCGAGACACTTCGCGACACTCAGCTGACTGCGTCCGCTCCTCGCGTCAGTTCGGTCGTGGATGAGAGCACGCTTGCTCTTCTGCGTGAGGCAATCCTCAGCTCCCGGCGGCTCAACTTCTATTACACGCGCTCAGATGGAGACGCTCGGAGGCGCAGCGTCGAACCCTACGGTTTCTTGTGGGGCCAGGCAGCATCGTATCTCGTTGGCCCAGAAGAAGCGAAATCTGATCCAGTTCTATGGCGTTTGGATCGTATCGAAGAGGTGGCTCTTGCAGATTATTTCAGCGGCCCTCCAGAGAGCTTTAGCATCGATGCCTATGCCTCACGATCATTCGGTGTCTTCCAGGAAGAGCGGCGAAATATCCGGATTCGCTTCGATGCAGACATTGCTCCTGCCGCTCGAACCTACTTCTTCCACGAGACGCAGGAAATGAAGACGCTCAAGGACGGCTCCCTTGAGGTCTGCTTTGCAGCAGGAGGCGTCCTCGAGGTGGCGCGGCACGTTATGAGTTGGGGAGGGGGCGCCGAAGTTGTCGAGCCCGATGAATTGAGACAGCTCGTCATCAGCGAGCTCGAGAAGGTTCGAGCGCGCCATGCAGCTGACCAAACCATTTCCTCCTAG
- a CDS encoding 3'-5' exonuclease, whose amino-acid sequence MRFRVIDLETTGMEPPAEILEFGFSDVFWDDHSLSITPPIAWLYRALNGIPPETMAVHHLTEADFGADCFPCSAGHLRAAISFGTLPDVLVAHNCAFERKFLPAEVTGSLPWICTYKVALHVWPDAPKHGNQVLRYWRGFSLDNSLAMPPHRAGPDAWVTAHLLRDLLQVASVQQMIDWTEQPRRIASLPFGKHRGAEWKDVPTDYLTWMLNQDMETDLLWHARREVDRRATR is encoded by the coding sequence ATGCGCTTCCGTGTAATCGATCTTGAGACCACCGGCATGGAGCCGCCGGCCGAGATTCTGGAGTTCGGGTTTAGCGATGTCTTTTGGGATGATCACAGCCTCTCGATAACACCGCCTATTGCCTGGCTGTACCGAGCCCTCAACGGCATTCCACCAGAAACGATGGCTGTACACCACCTCACAGAAGCGGACTTCGGTGCGGATTGCTTTCCGTGCTCAGCAGGACACCTGCGCGCCGCCATCTCGTTCGGTACTCTACCTGATGTGCTCGTCGCCCATAATTGCGCGTTCGAGCGCAAGTTTTTGCCAGCGGAGGTCACCGGATCCCTTCCCTGGATCTGCACCTACAAGGTTGCTCTCCATGTTTGGCCCGATGCTCCCAAGCATGGCAACCAAGTCCTCCGCTACTGGCGAGGGTTCTCGCTGGATAATTCTCTGGCGATGCCGCCCCATAGGGCCGGCCCAGACGCCTGGGTAACAGCTCACCTCCTGCGGGATTTACTGCAAGTAGCGTCGGTCCAGCAGATGATCGATTGGACAGAGCAGCCGCGTAGGATCGCAAGCCTTCCGTTCGGGAAGCATCGGGGTGCGGAGTGGAAGGACGTGCCAACCGACTATCTCACCTGGATGTTGAACCAGGACATGGAAACTGACCTGCTCTGGCATGCAAGGCGGGAGGTCGATCGCCGAGCTACGCGGTAA
- a CDS encoding HAD family hydrolase translates to MSDVTIQANTTVAIVYDFDGTLAPGSMQEHSFIPELGYSDPQVFWAEVKAEAERQDADGILTYMQLMLQRSATPFSRADLAKHGAELPLFEGVREWFIRINSFAGSLGLKCEHFVVSSGLREMIEASPIGSEFTHIFASGFSYSESGIAQWPAVAINYTGKTQFLFRINKGLRTTWDDSGVNRWIPMKQRPVPFERMIFIGDGDTDIPAMKMVRLQGGTSIAVFDPREWAAANSREKMELLIAEDRVSYVAPADYRESSHLDVTVRGALRRMAPPAHR, encoded by the coding sequence TTGAGTGACGTCACGATTCAGGCGAACACGACGGTCGCCATCGTCTATGACTTCGACGGAACGCTGGCTCCTGGATCAATGCAGGAGCACTCCTTCATTCCGGAGCTCGGCTACTCCGATCCGCAAGTGTTCTGGGCGGAGGTGAAAGCGGAAGCGGAGCGACAAGACGCCGACGGTATACTCACTTACATGCAGCTGATGCTGCAACGGTCCGCGACCCCATTCTCAAGGGCGGATCTTGCCAAGCACGGCGCTGAACTCCCGCTCTTTGAAGGAGTGCGAGAGTGGTTCATTCGCATCAATTCATTTGCAGGATCGCTTGGGTTGAAATGTGAGCACTTCGTGGTCTCTTCGGGGCTCCGCGAGATGATCGAGGCAAGCCCGATCGGAAGCGAGTTCACGCACATCTTCGCCTCCGGGTTCAGCTATTCCGAGTCGGGCATCGCTCAATGGCCGGCCGTCGCCATCAACTACACCGGCAAAACGCAGTTTCTATTCCGGATCAACAAAGGCTTACGCACGACCTGGGACGACAGTGGTGTAAACCGCTGGATCCCCATGAAGCAGCGCCCGGTCCCTTTTGAGCGCATGATTTTCATCGGTGATGGCGATACTGACATCCCAGCGATGAAGATGGTTCGGCTCCAGGGTGGTACATCCATCGCGGTTTTCGATCCAAGGGAGTGGGCGGCGGCAAATTCCCGTGAAAAGATGGAACTGCTGATTGCGGAAGATCGCGTCAGCTATGTCGCCCCGGCCGATTATCGAGAATCTTCGCACTTGGATGTGACAGTCCGAGGAGCCCTTCGGCGAATGGCGCCCCCGGCCCACAGGTAG
- a CDS encoding AAA family ATPase, with product MLIRRRSRFSQNLPGTMPKGERALLAHLSVEALPQITRKLPEHMRESVLDLADQIGSELGMRWSRAGTRGWTDEEFQNAIGERIGQLRAALPRRRSTGLDARLQWLGRTVDLDQLDVDILRHLVRARMFEPYSQLLQLFVNGPRVSNEVHIDVLAALLGKSAMTVHKRMEPGSALLSAGLVTDCRGGDWTASALALRIAQMPTNQPAKLAKGLLGSAPASTLNWDNFTHLGDLGELARKLVHESSRRRSGLNILLYGLPGTGKSEFARVLAQACGLYAVMVGATDEFGTEPERSERLGHLAICRSLVRRSSEHLLIVDEAEDLMIQPSFLASKHSKLYLNNLVERSTSPTIWIVNDHNLLGSAVLRRMTLAIEFRMPNRALRRKLVGEMVEQQRLSFEPAERDNLAAVQVAPAVLRNAVQAAAWTDRHASTALAAASSIARALGAEPNTLCGPAVRFDPSLCGADVDLEFLVSRLATARIPNWSLLASGPPGTGKSALARYIAGRLSMEVIEKRASDLLNMYVGNTEKAIAAAFREAADAQAMLIIDEADSLLRDRQQASRGWEVSMTNEMLTWMERATTPFVATTNLRESLDPATSRRFVFKIAFRWLDAPQARALFSHYFGERPPACLDRLDNLTPGDFALVARKARLLGEESAAVLTRMLEAESAAKPSAARAPMGFLPQAQARSAANAA from the coding sequence GTGCTTATCCGTCGCCGTAGCCGTTTCAGCCAAAATCTGCCGGGCACCATGCCGAAGGGCGAGCGCGCCCTACTAGCTCATCTTTCAGTAGAGGCACTGCCGCAGATTACGCGCAAGCTTCCGGAACACATGCGAGAGTCTGTCCTCGACCTCGCGGACCAAATCGGAAGCGAGCTGGGCATGCGATGGTCGCGCGCCGGCACGCGAGGTTGGACCGACGAGGAGTTTCAAAACGCGATTGGAGAACGGATTGGGCAGTTGCGAGCGGCGCTCCCACGCCGGCGTTCGACCGGCTTGGATGCCCGATTGCAGTGGCTCGGGCGCACTGTCGATCTGGACCAACTGGACGTCGACATTCTGCGGCATCTGGTGCGCGCTCGAATGTTTGAACCTTACAGCCAGCTCCTTCAGCTCTTCGTCAATGGTCCTCGGGTGAGCAACGAGGTGCACATTGATGTGCTTGCTGCACTTCTCGGCAAGAGCGCGATGACGGTCCACAAGCGGATGGAGCCAGGCTCGGCACTTCTAAGTGCAGGGTTAGTGACCGATTGCCGCGGAGGCGATTGGACAGCGAGCGCACTGGCGCTGCGTATCGCTCAGATGCCCACCAATCAGCCTGCAAAGCTGGCAAAGGGGCTGCTTGGCTCGGCTCCTGCTTCGACGCTCAACTGGGATAACTTTACGCACCTTGGCGACCTGGGGGAACTTGCTCGAAAGCTCGTGCACGAGTCCTCTCGTCGCCGGAGTGGGTTGAACATCCTTCTCTACGGCCTTCCAGGCACCGGAAAGTCGGAGTTCGCTCGCGTGCTTGCTCAAGCCTGCGGACTGTATGCGGTGATGGTCGGGGCGACTGACGAATTTGGCACCGAACCCGAGCGCTCCGAGCGCTTGGGTCACCTCGCCATCTGCCGCTCGCTGGTGCGGCGTTCGTCCGAACATCTGCTGATTGTCGACGAAGCGGAAGACCTGATGATCCAGCCTTCCTTTCTCGCCAGCAAACACTCCAAATTGTATCTGAACAACCTGGTTGAGCGCTCAACCTCCCCGACGATCTGGATCGTTAATGATCACAATCTGCTGGGCAGCGCTGTTCTGCGACGAATGACGCTGGCAATCGAGTTCCGCATGCCTAATCGAGCCTTGCGTCGCAAGCTTGTGGGCGAAATGGTCGAGCAGCAGCGTCTGTCCTTTGAGCCAGCCGAGCGCGACAACCTCGCGGCCGTGCAGGTCGCGCCTGCGGTCCTGCGGAATGCTGTCCAGGCGGCTGCGTGGACGGACCGCCACGCGAGTACGGCCCTCGCCGCCGCCTCCTCGATTGCTCGCGCACTCGGAGCGGAGCCAAACACTCTATGTGGACCCGCTGTGCGCTTCGACCCGTCGCTTTGCGGCGCCGACGTAGACCTCGAGTTCCTGGTCTCGCGCCTTGCTACCGCTCGCATTCCCAACTGGTCGCTTCTTGCTTCGGGGCCCCCAGGCACCGGCAAGAGCGCGCTGGCACGCTACATCGCAGGCCGGTTGAGTATGGAGGTCATTGAGAAGCGCGCTTCGGACCTGCTCAATATGTATGTGGGCAATACGGAAAAAGCGATCGCGGCTGCCTTCCGCGAAGCTGCCGACGCACAAGCCATGCTGATCATCGATGAAGCAGACTCCCTCCTACGTGATCGTCAACAAGCCAGCCGCGGCTGGGAAGTCAGCATGACGAACGAGATGCTCACTTGGATGGAGCGGGCGACCACGCCCTTTGTGGCCACAACGAACTTGCGCGAGAGCCTCGATCCAGCGACCTCCCGACGCTTCGTCTTCAAGATCGCATTCCGATGGCTTGATGCCCCTCAGGCACGCGCCCTGTTCTCGCACTATTTCGGCGAACGACCACCCGCCTGCTTGGACCGGCTGGATAATCTCACTCCGGGCGACTTCGCGCTCGTTGCCCGGAAAGCACGGTTGCTCGGCGAGGAGAGTGCGGCAGTTCTCACGCGCATGCTTGAAGCAGAATCGGCAGCGAAGCCCTCCGCCGCGCGGGCACCGATGGGGTTCCTGCCGCAGGCTCAAGCTCGGAGCGCAGCGAATGCAGCCTGA